One stretch of Anabas testudineus chromosome 24, fAnaTes1.2, whole genome shotgun sequence DNA includes these proteins:
- the flrt2 gene encoding leucine-rich repeat transmembrane protein FLRT2 encodes MEFLAGPWNKDWASFLQFWLTVILSLQMQFSPGASCPEECRCDKSFVYCNERSLTSVPLGIQEGYKVLYLHNNQINNAGFPVELHNLVSVETVYLYGNQLDEFPINLPKNTRVLHLQENNIQTISRAALAQLTRLEELHLDDNSISTVGVEEGAFREAVSLKLLFLTKNHLSSVPIGLPEDLKELRLDENRIAIIAEEAFQNVTRLQRLLLDGNLLTDEGIAPGTFQELTNLRELALARNSLTFPPPLLPTQSLVKLSLQENQIDQIPVAAFAGLNRLEKLDISSNQLQTLTQGVFDSLSSLKHLMVRNNPWRCDCAVKWVVVWLKSLPPPINARGFVCLSPEKVRGMAIRELTLDIIECPVDTDQPPWPTLRSTPPPPPSTTPITTMISTFITTSIPNYFDSPSPPIPPIHNNLPGALPPYEDPLQISFTVLNSTNIEVSWVSYFTVTAYKVTWVKRGQSQINEGMRERTVSGGQRHISLTNLEPRSVYRICVHVLDTLNSYRPGEDTICSEARTKSALPTKPPVRDQSPQESINSTLLMAGIIGGAVLIILILLLSLFCWHMHRKNRSSSTKWKYNRGRRKDDYCEAGTKKDNSILEMTETSFQIVALNNEQLLKGDFRIQPIYTPNGGIGFRDCHLSNNSIAYCKSSNVPSTEFCHT; translated from the coding sequence ATGGAGTTTCTTGCTGGACCCTGGAATAAAGATTGGGCTTCATTCTTGCAGTTTTGGTTGACTGTTATCCTAAGCCTCCAAATGCAATTCAGCCCAGGTGCCTCTTGCCCGGAAGAGTGTCGTTGTGACAAATCGTTTGTGTACTGCAATGAACGCAGCCTGACATCAGTGCCTCTGGGGATACAGGAGGGCTACAAGGTCCTCTATCTGCATAACAACCAGATCAACAATGCTGGCTTTCCTGTGGAACTTCACAATCTGGTCTCTGTGGAGACAGTCTATCTTTACGGCAACCAGCTTGACGAGTTCCCCATCAATCTGCCCAAAAACACCAGGGTCCTGCACCTCCAGGAGAACAATATCCAAACTATCTCCAGGGCAGCCCTGGCCCAGCTGACTCGATTAGAGGAGCTGCACCTTGATGATAACTCCATCTCCACAGTGGGGGTGGAAGAAGGGGCCTTTAGGGAGGCCGTAAGCCTCaaactcctcttcctcaccaAGAACCACTTAAGCAGTGTTCCCATTGGCCTTCCTGAGGACTTGAAAGAGCTGCGGTTGGATGAGAATCGCATTGCTATCATTGCAGAGGAGGCCTTCCAAAATGTGACACGCCTGCAGCGCCTCCTGCTGGACGGGAATCTGCTGACGGATGAGGGCATTGCACCAGGGACCTTCCAGGAGCTAACCAATCTCCGTGAGCTGGCCCTGGCCCGCAATTCACTCACCTTTCCCCCTCCCCTGCTACCCACTCAGTCACTGGTTAAACTCAGCTTGCAGGAGAACCAGATTGACCAGATCCCTGTGGCGGCTTTCGCTGGCCTAAATAGGCTGGAAAAACTGGATATCTCCAGCAACCAGCTTCAGACTTTAACACAGGGTGTGTTTGATAGCCTGTCAAGCCTAAAGCATCTCATGGTGCGTAATAACCCCTGGCGCTGTGACTGTGCAGTGAAATGGGTGGTAGTGTGGCTCAAGAGTTTGCCTCCCCCCATCAATGCCCGAGGGTTTGTGTGCCTAAGTCCAGAAAAGGTGCGCGGCATGGCAATCAGAGAGCTCACACTGGATATTATTGAGTGCCCAGTTGATACAGACCAGCCGCCCTGGCCCACCCTCCGCTCCACACCCCCTCCCCCACCTTCAACCACCCCAATCACAACCATGATCTCCACCTTCATCACCACATCCATCCCTAATTACTTTGACTCACCTTCCCCTCCCATACCACCTATTCATAACAATCTTCCCGGGGCCTTGCCTCCTTATGAGGACCCCCTTCAGATCTCATTCACTGTGCTCAACTCCACAAATATTGAGGTGAGCTGGGTTTCCTACTTCACCGTCACAGCCTACAAGGTCACTTGGGTCAAAAGGGGCCAAAGCCAAATAAACGAAGGAATGCGGGAGCGGACAGTCAGCGGGGGCCAGCGGCATATTAGCCTCACCAACCTGGAGCCACGCTCTGTTTATCggatctgtgtgcatgtgctggaCACCCTTAACTCCTACAGACCTGGGGAGGATACTATATGCTCTGAGGCTAGGACCAAGTCTGCTTTGCCTACTAAGCCTCCTGTCAGAGACCAGTCTCCTCAGGAGAGCATCAACTCCACACTGCTAATGGCTGGGATCATAGGTGGGGCGGTTCTTATCATCCTGATACTGCTGCTAAGCCTGTTCTGCTGGCACATGCACAGGAAGAACCGGTCATCTTCGACCAAGTGGAAATACAACCGGGGTAGGAGAAAAGACGACTACTGTGAGGCTGGAACCAAGAAGGATAACTCCATTCtggagatgactgagaccagTTTCCAGATAGTGGCGCTGAACAATGAGCAGCTGCTCAAGGGAGATTTCCGCATTCAGCCCATCTACACACCCAACGGGGGCATTGGATTTAGAGACTGTCACCTCAGTAACAACAGCATAGCCTACTGCAAGAGCAGCAACGTGCCCAGTACAGAGTTCTGCCACACGTGA